The following DNA comes from Papaver somniferum cultivar HN1 unplaced genomic scaffold, ASM357369v1 unplaced-scaffold_128, whole genome shotgun sequence.
AAACCAAGAAGTGGGCACAGTAGTATTGTTGTGGTTTATGCTTATTTGGTTTGTTCTCGTTCTTTCGATGTGATTGGTTTATTTTACGGAGAATCGTTCCTAATTTCTAGTTTAAGAGATTGATATTGGTTGAGAGGCAAGGAGAACTAAGACTGCGCCCGTCAAATAAATCATAGGGAGTTAGGGAAGTATGCTAAAGGTCTATTTGGAAGCCCCCACCCACCATTTCCACATAATAACAATGTGGTGTGTAGTTTGTATAGTAGTaaaattttatgaaaaaacctTAGATGTGAGCTGGGAAACAATCAGAAACCTTACAGTGTGTCTATTAATGATTGTATGTGTAGCGAAGCATTACCTATCCAATAATACAAAAACAATCATACTTTAGTTCTACTTTTTACAGATCTTCAAGTAAACATCTAAAGGCACTTATTTGGTGTGATTATATTTACTGATTAAACCACTATGAATTTTATTGCTGATTCGGACTTGGATTTTCATATTGTTAACGTCCAGGATTGCTTGATAGTGTATGTCTTTCAACATTTTTCTGTCCGTCTCTTATCGTTTAGTGAATCTGACAGTTACTCTTTTCATCTGTTTGTCAGCCATGGGAGACTTATAGGGCTGATGTGTCAATAGATCTGGGTAAGCACCACGTACCCAAGACATTTTTGGACAAGTTCGCTTTTAAGACGGTTAAACTTCTTAGAATTCCAACAGATGTCTTTTTCCAGGTTAGTTATGCTAACTTTTCTGAATTTATACGGAGTGGTGCATAAATTTGTATACTCTTAACATATTAGTGACATTCCTTTTCTACTCATTTGTCTTTTCGTGCTTATCTTGTTTGACGAATGCCAGAAAATTATGGACAAATGCTTAGAATGGATATGAGGAGTTAATTTTTCTTTATCTAATGTATCGGTGTCTATTTCCAGATCTTAAGCTAGATATTTTACATATAAGCCATAAGTTGTTTAGGTAAAACGTTGGTAGAATGCAATTATTAAATTTTGTAAGTCTGCAGTTGGAAAGGGAACCAAGAATCATAATTTGCTACCGAATTGGGAATATTGCTGACTTTTTTTTTGACACGAAAAGGGCAAATTCATTAAAATCTTAGGAAGTCATCAAGTAATGACACCTAACAGACAGTACAATTAGCTTTGTCAATAACAACATTCCAATTACAAATCAAAGTACTCAAAGAGTATCCCTCAAAAAGATTAGTACATCTAGCCCAGTTGAACAAAGTACACTTGACTGAGATTATTAGCTGATTCAAGTTTCTTCTCCGATTACCAGATAGTCTAGCATTCCTCTCATTCCCGATTGTCCACCAAATCCCAAATGGTAAAAGATCCCAAATTCTTctgatcatctttttacttttcCTCTTGGACCACTCCCACAAGTTGGATTTAACAGTGTCAGAGAATACCCAAGCTAACAAAAACTATCAAGAAAATAATTCCATATTTTTTGAGTCTCACTGCAATGTAAGAACAAATGATTATTTGTTTCAATTCCTGACCCACAAGTTGGATTTAACAGTGTCAGAGAATATTGCTGACTTTTATTCCTGCTACACTCTTATACAGAGAAGGTATGGTTGTCGTgccatgatgttggaaacagtAGCAGCTGTTCCAGGAATGGTAGGAGGCATGCTTCTCCATCTCAGATCTCTCCGAAAATTTCAACATAGTGGTGGTTGGATTAAGGCATTACTTGAAGAAGCCGAAAATGAGAGGATGCATTTGATGACTATGGTGGAGCTTGTACAGCCTAAATGGTATGAGAGGTTTTTGGTTCTCACTGTCCAAGGAGTCTTCTTCAATGCCTTCTTTGCTATGTATCTGCTTTCACCTAAGCTTGCTCATAGAATTACCGGATATCTGGAGGAGGAAGCAGTTCATTCTTACACAGAGTTCTTGAAGGAGATTGATAGTGGTAAAATTGAAAATGTTCCAGCTCCTGCTATTGCTATAGACTATTGGAGGCTACCCAAGGATGcaactttaaaagatgttataATTGTGATCCGAGCAGATGAAGCTCACCATCGGGATGTCAACCATTTTGCATCTGTGagtttttcctttttgttttttgcGTTCTGTTTTTCCTTGCCCCAAATTTTTTTGGCCTCATTTAATTTGATTCTTGCTCAAGTAGATAGCATGACGTATCTGTGAGTCCCTGCCATCTAGGAAAATGACCCTCTCACTCACCATGTTGGTTATTGAATTAGGCATTCTGAGAAACTCGTAAAGCCTCTCAAAAGACCATCCATTGAGTAATTAGTCTGCTTAGCAACTGCTCTTTTTGTTGCTGATAGGCTGGTTTCTTGGTTTGATGATCTACATGGTAGACTGCAAGTTTTTCCATTTTAATTGCACTGTCACTCTGTAATCCACACTTCATTTAGTCCTTGTCTAGTTAGTAAAGAGTATTCTCGACGAATGTTTAACATGTCAAATATTCTGTTGATCTTCCCTTTTTGGCCTACATAATCTGTCTTGTTTTTTATTCGTATTGTTATTTGTCAGTATCATCTTGATTGTCAATGTCATGATTCTGATACTCAGTGTCATTATGTTTTTTGATGCAAACAGGACATTCATGCCCAAGGAAAGGAATTGAGGGATGCTGCAGCTCCTCTTGGTTACCATTAAAATTGTTCCCATATATTCTTTCATGTCAGTTCATCAGTTTGATGTATGTGTCCCTGACAGTTGTTTGCTTAGTTTGCAAAATTTTAGTGTAAAAGATTTGCTTGGGTGATTAAATGATGTCATCTACGTTGTCAATATAAGATACCACTCCAGAGTCCATACCATATAACCTTGATGCTTGCTACGGTCTGCAATGTACTATACCTTTATGATCATTTTGAGTCTGGTGTCTTCTGCTTGATACCTAGATCCGTAAAACTAATTATTCAACTATTGAGGACCTTGAGGTGCACCTACTCTTTGTTGGCTCTGGTCTGGACGCTGGTATCTGAAATTTATAAGTGAGCAGAAATCTCTCTGGAGCTACCGACCTGTTGGATTGCTGGTCTAAAATAGAACACTTGATTTAGCGGTATACAGACCTTGGCTGCATTTCCTTGCTTTAAATGAAGAAATCACAGACCTTGGTGGAAGTTCATAACACAGCAAGATGTGCATTTTTGCGAGTTATAATATAGAGAACACTTCATTCAAGGGTCATGTGGGTGAGATAATTTGGGACATGAAAACCCACCTGTGGTCCAAATTAAAGTCATTGGGCGAGAGGGCAAGAGTGTCTGGTAAACGCAAAGAAAGAGGTATAGATTTTGTATTGTCAGACAGATTCATGACAAACAATGTTCAAGTGATGAGTTACAGCAAGTTTACCTATATTCCCTTTCCATCATGAGTTACATCTTTTGAAATCTTCATAGAATAGAAGTTAATGAAATAAAAGTTACAATTAGCTTTAACAATGTGTATATCAAACCAGGTTAGCATCCCTTGCATTGTTATGCATCACATTCTTCTTAAAGATCTTCTTCATTCATCTGGCTAATTCTGTTGCTGTTGGATTTGCTTTTCTCtttggtcttcttcttcttttcttctgatGTTATCCAAGTATAATCTGATGGTATTGCAAACGGGTTCCCGTGGATCTCCTTTACACGGATTCTAGGACCAGCAACCGATGGGATTTGACGATTGTAAGGAGCTTTTATCCACTGAACCCATGATGAACCAACCACTCCAGTTTTTTCTCGACCTCCTCTAACTCGAGGACTTGATGGAGGTGTGGAAAACTCATCATCTTCTGATGGTTCTAGCTCTTCGAATTTGGTAAAAGTAACCAACACTCTAATAGTAGGAACCACTGGAATAGCAACCTGCATGAAACCAAATATTACTACCTCGAGAACATTATACCAACAATAACTGTCAGCCAAATGATTTTGACAGTTGTGTTTGGCTCAAATAGACTTGACTACAAACTAAAAGCAATATAAACAGCACAGCATGTTTTTCCATATTGAAATAGTATAATGGAGACTTTACCTTAACCGGAAAGGTTCCAGGTATAAGCTTAGTGGTTAGCAACTCTCTTAGACGACGGATGGCCTTCACTTTGTTAGACAGAATGTCAAGCAACGGTAAGAGTTCTTCAGTATGGAGTGGGAAGTTAGAAGAAAGCCAAATAGTGGGTCTCACCCCTTTCTTGTACTCGGTATCACGCttggtttcttttcttttctgcgCGCTTTCATACATCATGGTAGAAGACACTCTCGTACTCCTTGTTCTCCGAAGTTCATCCGACCTCGTTGTAACCTCTAAAGAGTGTCTAGCCTTCTCTTCTGCACATAAAGAATTTCTTCTTGGAGCAAACCGGCCTTTTTTATCCTCACCACTAATGCAGCCAGTTATGCCTTCTATAGGAATATCTCTCTGCTCAAAGCAACTGTGACGGTGTGCAGTGACCCTATCTGGACCACTGTCAGCAGTCGATTTCGAAGAATCTGTACCCAAGGCACATTCCAATTGTCGTTTCTCCTCTGGTGTTAACATGTCACTGTAGTCCTCACTTTCTGATGAATCATTCTCGGTAGAAGACGTAAATGACAACTCTTCATCTGTCATAACTCCAGGGACACGCCTAGATTTGACGCTCACAACCACGTTGTGCATATCGTAAACCTTGGCTTTCCAGGGTCCAACCATCTCCGTTTTCTCCTGCCTTCTCCATGTTAATTGTGGGAAGAGCATTGCCTCAGTCACATCAATCCCAGGCCTAAAGATACTGGTTTTAGTCATCGCGGctatttcttcttgaatttctGTTTCTGTAGCTTGAGCACCAGCCCCATCCAATGCATCCGTCACCTCCTTGTGCTTATGTGAAATCATGAAGAGAGATCCGGGCGGGATCTTTCCATCACTGGAGCCAGCCCCAAGAAAGAGCACACTTTGGTCTGATCTTTGGATCCTGAAACCATCAAAACCAGCTAAAGTCATGTCCGCCCTTAAATTTGACCCCCTTTTCCAAATCTTGTACGTGTCTGAAGGTGCAATTCGCGATATAAATGGAATGACAGAGCTATCGAAATGAAAAGTAATCTCCATGTAGAAATCTCTCATTCTCTTCATAGCTCCTACTAATCGAGGCAAGCGACGGCGCCATTTAGCCCATGCTAATGGTTGGTAATGGCGAACAATTATCATAGCAATAGATTCTTCTCTACTACAAATCGCTTCCTGGAGAGAACTCCAACCACTTTCATTCTGCAAGCTCCAGTCTGCCCCTGCAGCCATTAACATCTCAGTCGAAGTTGTATCCCTCAATTTGACAGCCAAGTGGAGAGGTGTTTCCCGACCAGGGACATCCCGACGGTCAATCACCCCGGA
Coding sequences within:
- the LOC113331790 gene encoding ubiquinol oxidase, mitochondrial-like; translated protein: MNSNLVRSVIRKSLFQTGISQTRYISSSSSTSIIRSSSENFVRERSSSNYFSLYRTLSSKTESVSTTELGSASAAKVEAALVKKEEQQKKNDSVGGEKKETSVVVSSYWGVSRPKVTRDDGTVWPWNCFMPWETYRADVSIDLGKHHVPKTFLDKFAFKTVKLLRIPTDVFFQRRYGCRAMMLETVAAVPGMVGGMLLHLRSLRKFQHSGGWIKALLEEAENERMHLMTMVELVQPKWYERFLVLTVQGVFFNAFFAMYLLSPKLAHRITGYLEEEAVHSYTEFLKEIDSGKIENVPAPAIAIDYWRLPKDATLKDVIIVIRADEAHHRDVNHFASDIHAQGKELRDAAAPLGYH
- the LOC113331789 gene encoding ankyrin repeat domain-containing protein 13C, whose product is MSRIDITKYAHSPVHKAVVTRDYTGLKRILNSLPRFLNPAEIRTEADSIAEEAKADAISGVIDRRDVPGRETPLHLAVKLRDTTSTEMLMAAGADWSLQNESGWSSLQEAICSREESIAMIIVRHYQPLAWAKWRRRLPRLVGAMKRMRDFYMEITFHFDSSVIPFISRIAPSDTYKIWKRGSNLRADMTLAGFDGFRIQRSDQSVLFLGAGSSDGKIPPGSLFMISHKHKEVTDALDGAGAQATETEIQEEIAAMTKTSIFRPGIDVTEAMLFPQLTWRRQEKTEMVGPWKAKVYDMHNVVVSVKSRRVPGVMTDEELSFTSSTENDSSESEDYSDMLTPEEKRQLECALGTDSSKSTADSGPDRVTAHRHSCFEQRDIPIEGITGCISGEDKKGRFAPRRNSLCAEEKARHSLEVTTRSDELRRTRSTRVSSTMMYESAQKRKETKRDTEYKKGVRPTIWLSSNFPLHTEELLPLLDILSNKVKAIRRLRELLTTKLIPGTFPVKVAIPVVPTIRVLVTFTKFEELEPSEDDEFSTPPSSPRVRGGREKTGVVGSSWVQWIKAPYNRQIPSVAGPRIRVKEIHGNPFAIPSDYTWITSEEKKKKTKEKSKSNSNRISQMNEEDL